Proteins encoded by one window of Candidatus Binatia bacterium:
- a CDS encoding acyltransferase produces MKTPRSAEQKSVGLSRTDGLSVARALTIIWNYLREHGLSGLFRIIAEQYLGALIRSFPGGVGIVLRSLLYKCLFGKLEGFAFIYVGAYIDHCSGIRAGRSISINSMAYVSGRGGLTLGSGVGIGPNAVVVAHVHNYESRSRPFMEQGHRVAPTFIGDDCMICANSVINAGVRVAEGTIVCAGAVVTKDTEPYSIVAGIPAACIGYRTDESAEAGGETTMDPPDPGN; encoded by the coding sequence ATGAAGACACCGAGGTCTGCGGAGCAGAAGAGCGTCGGCTTGAGTCGAACCGACGGGTTGAGTGTCGCGCGTGCTCTGACCATCATCTGGAACTATCTGCGTGAGCACGGCTTGAGCGGTCTCTTTCGCATCATTGCGGAGCAGTATCTGGGCGCCCTCATTCGATCTTTTCCGGGCGGTGTCGGGATCGTACTCCGTTCGCTGCTCTACAAGTGCCTCTTTGGAAAATTGGAGGGCTTTGCCTTCATCTACGTCGGGGCCTACATCGACCATTGCTCGGGGATTCGAGCGGGGCGCTCGATTTCCATCAATTCGATGGCCTACGTCAGTGGGCGAGGTGGGTTGACGTTGGGAAGCGGCGTTGGGATTGGCCCGAATGCCGTGGTGGTCGCGCATGTGCACAACTACGAATCGCGAAGCCGACCGTTCATGGAGCAAGGACACCGAGTCGCCCCCACGTTCATCGGCGACGATTGCATGATCTGCGCGAACTCGGTCATTAACGCAGGCGTTCGCGTCGCGGAGGGGACGATCGTTTGTGCGGGGGCTGTCGTGACGAAGGATACCGAGCCGTACTCGATTGTCGCGGGAATTCCGGCGGCTTGTATCGGCTATCGCACCGACGAAAGCGCCGAGGCGGGAGGCGAGACAACCATGGACCCGCCAGATCCGGGGAACTGA